A region from the Anaerobaca lacustris genome encodes:
- a CDS encoding discoidin domain-containing protein, producing MTHRSVISWCIGLLMMSSAAGASDSMDLSGTWRFALDREDQGLTQGWFRNDLPGEATIELPGSLQERGYGDAPGPDTPWVGTIRHDEWGKPQYAPYRKAENFKMPFWLQPERYYKGAAWYQKAVAIPDTWQGRHISLHLERPHWQTTVWVDGRQVGVADALSVPHVHDLSDVLSPGRHVITVCVDNRMMLDVGVNSHSVSDHTQSNWNGIVGRIALQAAPPVWIEDVQVYPDLETNSARVCLDLGNRTGKSQTGQLRLAITQGGHGVTSVEQDVTVGEYGRKTEMRIPLGSSVKTWDEFHPHLYSLNTQLITETGAHTQDTSFALREVGTEGTRIVLNGCPIFLRGTLECCIFPKTGYPPTDVASWERIIRICKAHGLNHIRFHSWCPPHAAFVAADRLGFYFQVECAAWANYGGGQGIGNGKPVDQWLYDEADRILKAYGNHPSFLLLAHGNEPDGPQQGAVYLRKWVRHYQAKDSRRLVTSGSGWPLIEESDYHVTPTPRIQAWGEQLQSRINSKPPETCTDYRDFVQRYPNQPVVSHEIGQWCVYPNFEEMEKYTGILKARNFEVFHDLLTQKHMADQARDFLMASGKLQTLCYKEDIESALRTPGFGGFQLLDLHDFPGQGTALVGVLDPFWDSKPYVTPEQYRAFSGPIVPLARMKQRIFTSNQILSAEVEISHFGPTDLESAEILWRLLDLEGRTVRHSTWKRGNIMAGGLREIGLIRIPLADLTAPAQYTLEISVGETEARNSWDIWVYPESVETRLPDDILLATELREEVVSALHDGAKVLLVPDARRVRTDVTLGFSSIFWNTAWTGGQAPHTLGILCDPAHPALNAFPTEYHSNWQWWEPLQEAAALEMDHLPRKLRPIVQIVPDWFAPKRLGLIFEARVGRGSLVVCSINILDDLDKRPVVRQLRHSLLRYMRSEKFKPAYEIDIEGVHRLFREPSPMERLGAQVIHVDSFETNYEGSLAIDGNPKTFWHTGWTQGKPGHPHEIQIDLRDRIELEGITCLPRQDGNGNGRIAAYAIYVSDSSQDWGAPVAEGRFTPDVSLKQVRFGKPVQGRYLRLVAKKGFGNDGFASLAELDLLEESH from the coding sequence ATGACACACCGATCGGTCATCTCGTGGTGTATTGGGCTCTTGATGATGAGTTCGGCGGCGGGAGCCTCGGATTCCATGGACCTTTCAGGGACGTGGCGTTTCGCCCTGGATCGGGAGGATCAGGGGCTGACTCAAGGCTGGTTCCGAAACGACTTGCCGGGAGAGGCGACCATTGAGTTGCCCGGTTCCCTTCAAGAACGAGGCTATGGTGATGCGCCGGGACCGGATACACCATGGGTGGGCACCATCCGGCACGACGAATGGGGCAAGCCGCAGTATGCGCCCTATCGCAAAGCCGAGAATTTCAAGATGCCGTTCTGGCTCCAGCCGGAACGGTACTACAAGGGTGCGGCTTGGTATCAAAAGGCAGTAGCGATCCCGGACACCTGGCAGGGCCGTCATATCAGCTTGCACCTGGAACGACCTCATTGGCAGACCACGGTCTGGGTAGATGGCCGACAGGTCGGCGTGGCTGATGCACTGTCCGTGCCTCATGTCCATGACCTCAGTGATGTACTCTCACCGGGCCGGCATGTGATTACCGTGTGTGTGGATAACCGCATGATGCTCGACGTAGGGGTCAATTCGCACAGCGTTTCCGACCACACACAGTCCAACTGGAATGGGATTGTCGGACGCATCGCATTGCAGGCCGCTCCTCCCGTCTGGATCGAAGACGTACAAGTCTACCCGGACCTGGAGACAAACTCGGCCCGCGTCTGCCTCGATCTGGGCAACCGGACGGGCAAATCCCAGACGGGCCAGTTGCGTTTGGCGATTACTCAAGGCGGGCATGGCGTGACCTCGGTAGAGCAAGACGTGACCGTAGGCGAATACGGCCGTAAGACAGAAATGCGAATTCCTTTGGGGTCGTCTGTGAAGACGTGGGACGAATTCCATCCGCATCTTTACAGCTTGAATACTCAGCTGATCACGGAGACGGGTGCCCATACCCAGGATACCTCCTTTGCCCTGCGCGAGGTAGGGACCGAGGGCACACGCATCGTGTTGAACGGTTGCCCGATCTTTCTTCGTGGGACACTCGAGTGCTGTATCTTCCCCAAGACCGGCTATCCGCCCACGGACGTGGCTTCATGGGAGCGGATCATCCGAATATGCAAGGCCCATGGACTCAACCACATCCGCTTCCATTCCTGGTGCCCGCCGCACGCGGCCTTTGTCGCTGCGGATCGACTGGGTTTCTACTTCCAGGTCGAGTGCGCTGCTTGGGCGAACTATGGTGGCGGTCAGGGTATCGGCAATGGAAAACCCGTGGACCAGTGGCTGTACGACGAGGCGGATCGCATTCTCAAGGCGTATGGCAACCACCCCTCCTTTCTGCTTCTGGCCCACGGCAACGAACCGGACGGGCCGCAGCAGGGGGCGGTCTATCTGCGTAAGTGGGTCCGTCATTACCAGGCAAAGGACTCACGTCGTCTGGTCACCAGTGGATCGGGTTGGCCGCTGATCGAGGAGAGTGATTACCATGTAACGCCCACACCCCGAATCCAGGCGTGGGGCGAGCAGTTGCAGAGTCGGATCAACAGCAAGCCTCCTGAGACGTGTACGGACTATCGGGACTTCGTCCAGCGCTATCCCAACCAGCCGGTGGTATCCCACGAGATCGGTCAGTGGTGTGTGTATCCCAACTTCGAGGAAATGGAGAAATACACGGGCATACTCAAGGCCAGGAACTTCGAAGTCTTTCATGATCTTCTTACACAGAAACACATGGCGGACCAGGCTCGAGACTTTCTGATGGCCTCAGGTAAGTTACAGACGCTATGTTACAAAGAGGATATTGAATCGGCTCTGCGCACCCCCGGTTTCGGCGGATTTCAACTCCTCGACCTGCACGACTTCCCCGGTCAGGGAACAGCCCTGGTGGGTGTACTCGATCCCTTCTGGGACTCCAAGCCCTATGTCACCCCAGAGCAGTATCGGGCCTTTTCCGGGCCGATCGTGCCCCTGGCGCGGATGAAGCAGCGCATCTTCACGTCGAATCAGATACTCTCTGCGGAGGTTGAGATCAGTCATTTCGGCCCGACGGATCTCGAAAGTGCGGAAATCTTGTGGCGTTTGCTTGATCTCGAAGGCAGAACCGTGCGTCACAGCACGTGGAAGCGTGGCAACATCATGGCCGGGGGACTGCGCGAGATCGGCTTGATTCGTATCCCGCTGGCGGATCTGACTGCACCGGCCCAGTATACCCTGGAGATTTCGGTTGGCGAAACAGAAGCGCGCAACAGCTGGGACATCTGGGTGTATCCCGAATCGGTAGAGACTCGCCTGCCGGATGATATCCTGTTGGCCACGGAACTCCGGGAGGAGGTTGTTTCTGCTCTTCATGACGGGGCCAAGGTTCTTCTCGTGCCCGATGCCCGCCGGGTTCGCACGGATGTGACTTTGGGATTCTCTTCGATATTCTGGAACACGGCTTGGACCGGCGGACAAGCCCCTCACACTCTGGGGATCCTGTGTGATCCGGCTCATCCGGCCCTGAACGCGTTCCCCACCGAATATCACAGCAACTGGCAATGGTGGGAACCTCTCCAGGAGGCGGCCGCCCTGGAAATGGATCACCTGCCTCGCAAACTACGTCCCATTGTCCAGATCGTACCGGATTGGTTTGCGCCCAAACGACTGGGTCTGATCTTCGAGGCACGGGTTGGCCGGGGATCGTTGGTAGTCTGCAGTATCAATATCCTGGACGATTTGGACAAGCGGCCCGTGGTCCGTCAACTGCGACACTCACTTCTCAGGTATATGCGATCGGAGAAGTTCAAACCAGCATACGAGATCGATATCGAAGGGGTGCACCGTCTCTTTCGCGAGCCGAGTCCTATGGAACGGTTAGGCGCTCAAGTCATCCATGTCGACAGCTTCGAAACCAACTACGAGGGTTCTCTGGCCATCGACGGCAATCCGAAGACGTTCTGGCACACGGGCTGGACGCAGGGCAAACCGGGCCATCCGCACGAGATTCAGATCGATCTGAGAGATCGTATCGAACTTGAAGGAATCACTTGTCTGCCGCGTCAGGACGGCAATGGGAATGGTCGGATTGCCGCCTATGCGATTTACGTGAGTGACAGTTCTCAAGACTGGGGCGCTCCTGTGGCGGAAGGCAGATTCACGCCGGATGTATCGCTCAAGCAAGTCAGATTCGGAAAGCCGGTACAAGGGCGTTACCTTCGCTTGGTCGCGAAGAAAGGTTTTGGTAACGATGGCTTTGCCTCGCTGGCCGAACTGGATTTACTTGAGGAGAGTCACTGA
- a CDS encoding DUF5107 domain-containing protein yields the protein MKTTGTTDTVRIWVQRITLATYRIGEPNKNPMFLEKRVYQGSSGVVYPYPVIDKIYDIKVDQAYDAVFLENRWIQIMVLPELGGRVQMALDKTNGYHFVYYNRVIKPALVGLAGPWISGGIEFNWPQHHRPNTFGPVDWRIVENGDGSKTLWCSEIDRMFRTKGMHGLTLHPNKAYLEIDVQLYNRTAEPQTFLWWANPAVSVNDDYQSVFPQDVHAVMDHGKRDVSSFPIATGVYYKVDYSPGTDISRYKNLPVPTSYMAYHSDYDFLGCYDHGRQAGMLHVANHHIAPGKKQWTWGHGDFGQAWDRQLTDEDGPYIELMCGCYTDNQPDFTWLMPYEQKSFKQYFMPYKEIGAAKNASIEAALNLEVRERTVRIGVYVTSPRHDLTIRLHRGDQVFFEMMGIAATPEEAVIEEIELEAPVPAHELTVRLYDACGREMLSFSPIKVHPDDIPEPAQPALPPAEIATTEQLFLAGQHLEQYRHATYDPRPYYEEALRRDPTDVRNNNALGLLYYRRGCFLEAEKHFRRAVNTLTQRNPNPYDGEPYYNLGLALRMQGRFDEAFDAFYKAVWNAVWQDAGYFELARIACHRGDLPVALELVERSLLCNGVNHKARHLKAAVLRHLGQLKQALDETERAQSLDPLDFGSLYESALTAAAQGQRAEADSKIALLDQVMRGNLHNTIELALDYAHAGLWSEAIALLQRCPDDDALRWYYLGWCKGRAGDTDGAQSAFDQAAVIRPGTVFPNQLECIDVFETALRFCPLDGYASYHLGNYLFARRAHDRAIDAWERARDLHPDFPTVHRNLGLAYYNKQRDVSAARAAFEQAFALDATDARVLFELDQLYRKLNRSPNRRLALLEAHSDLVVERDDLSIERVALLNRLGRHEEALDILTQRQFHPWEGGEGKATGQYVFALVQAARAALERRDYQDARDLLKRALVYPANLGEGKLPGAAENHIHYYLGVACEALGLTQEATGWLEKASVGLREPASAIYYNDQPPDSMYYQGLALQKLGHDREAQIRFEALVEYGRAHLEDEPTMDYFAVSLPDFLVFDEDLVSRNRIHCLYMMGLGRLGLGQTREAMSCLDEVLECDRMHLGAWSVHPGRTPTTETVEQ from the coding sequence ATGAAGACAACGGGAACTACCGATACGGTTCGCATTTGGGTCCAGCGGATCACCCTTGCGACCTACCGCATTGGTGAACCAAACAAGAATCCCATGTTCCTGGAAAAGCGGGTCTATCAGGGATCCAGTGGTGTGGTCTACCCCTACCCGGTGATCGACAAGATCTATGACATCAAGGTCGATCAAGCCTACGACGCGGTGTTCCTGGAGAACCGCTGGATCCAGATCATGGTTCTGCCGGAACTGGGTGGTCGGGTCCAGATGGCCCTGGACAAGACGAATGGTTACCATTTCGTGTACTACAACCGGGTGATCAAGCCCGCCTTGGTTGGGCTGGCCGGCCCCTGGATCAGTGGCGGCATCGAGTTCAACTGGCCTCAGCATCACCGGCCCAACACCTTCGGGCCTGTGGACTGGCGCATTGTGGAGAACGGCGACGGCTCGAAGACCCTCTGGTGCTCGGAGATCGACCGGATGTTCCGAACCAAAGGCATGCACGGCCTGACGCTCCACCCGAACAAGGCGTATCTCGAAATCGATGTGCAACTCTATAATCGAACGGCCGAACCCCAGACGTTTCTGTGGTGGGCCAATCCGGCAGTATCGGTCAACGATGATTACCAGTCCGTCTTTCCCCAGGATGTGCATGCGGTCATGGATCATGGCAAGCGGGACGTGAGCAGCTTTCCCATTGCCACCGGCGTCTACTACAAGGTGGATTACAGCCCGGGTACGGATATCAGCCGCTACAAGAACCTCCCGGTCCCCACGTCTTATATGGCCTATCATAGCGACTACGATTTCCTAGGCTGCTACGACCACGGCAGACAGGCCGGCATGCTGCACGTTGCCAATCACCACATCGCACCGGGCAAGAAACAGTGGACTTGGGGGCACGGCGATTTCGGCCAGGCATGGGATCGGCAACTCACGGACGAAGACGGTCCGTACATCGAGTTGATGTGCGGCTGTTACACGGACAACCAACCGGATTTCACTTGGCTGATGCCCTACGAGCAGAAGTCGTTCAAGCAGTACTTCATGCCCTACAAGGAGATCGGAGCCGCCAAGAACGCCTCCATAGAGGCTGCGTTGAATCTGGAGGTGCGCGAGCGCACCGTTCGCATCGGGGTATACGTGACCTCACCCCGGCATGACCTGACCATCCGTCTTCACCGAGGGGACCAAGTGTTTTTTGAGATGATGGGCATAGCCGCTACGCCGGAAGAGGCCGTGATAGAAGAGATTGAACTGGAGGCGCCTGTCCCCGCACACGAATTGACAGTGCGGCTCTATGATGCCTGCGGTCGCGAGATGCTGAGTTTCTCACCGATCAAAGTGCATCCGGACGACATTCCCGAACCAGCCCAACCGGCATTGCCTCCAGCCGAGATTGCGACCACAGAGCAACTCTTCTTGGCCGGTCAGCATCTCGAACAGTACAGGCACGCCACGTACGATCCGCGGCCTTACTACGAGGAAGCCCTGCGCCGGGACCCGACGGACGTGCGCAACAACAACGCTCTGGGCCTGTTGTACTATCGCCGCGGGTGTTTCCTGGAAGCCGAAAAGCACTTCCGTCGGGCCGTCAATACACTGACTCAACGCAATCCGAATCCGTATGATGGAGAGCCATACTACAACCTGGGACTGGCTCTCAGGATGCAGGGCCGATTCGATGAGGCATTCGATGCCTTCTACAAAGCCGTCTGGAACGCGGTGTGGCAGGATGCCGGGTATTTTGAATTGGCGCGTATCGCGTGTCACCGTGGCGATCTGCCCGTGGCCCTGGAACTTGTGGAGCGTTCCCTGCTATGCAACGGGGTGAATCATAAGGCCCGCCATCTCAAGGCGGCGGTACTTCGTCACCTGGGACAGCTCAAGCAGGCTCTGGATGAGACCGAGCGGGCCCAGTCTCTGGACCCCCTGGACTTCGGCAGTCTATACGAATCGGCCTTGACCGCTGCGGCGCAAGGACAGCGGGCGGAGGCGGACTCGAAAATCGCTCTCCTGGACCAGGTGATGCGCGGGAACCTGCACAACACGATCGAACTGGCCTTGGATTATGCGCATGCCGGGCTATGGTCCGAGGCAATCGCTCTGTTGCAGCGCTGTCCGGATGATGACGCCTTGCGATGGTACTATCTGGGTTGGTGCAAAGGGCGGGCCGGGGATACCGATGGTGCCCAGTCTGCCTTCGATCAAGCGGCGGTCATTCGACCCGGCACGGTGTTCCCCAATCAACTGGAGTGCATCGATGTCTTTGAGACAGCGCTGCGGTTCTGTCCCCTGGATGGTTACGCATCCTACCATCTGGGGAACTATCTCTTTGCCCGGCGGGCTCATGATCGCGCCATCGACGCTTGGGAACGGGCTCGTGACCTGCATCCTGACTTCCCAACCGTACATCGGAATCTGGGGCTGGCGTACTACAACAAACAGCGCGATGTGAGCGCCGCACGTGCGGCCTTCGAGCAGGCTTTCGCTCTGGACGCCACGGACGCGCGCGTATTGTTCGAGCTGGACCAGCTCTATCGCAAACTGAACCGATCTCCGAACCGACGTCTGGCTCTGCTGGAGGCCCATTCGGATCTGGTCGTTGAACGTGACGATCTGAGCATCGAGCGCGTCGCTTTGCTCAACCGTTTGGGCCGTCACGAGGAGGCCCTTGATATCTTGACGCAGCGCCAGTTCCACCCCTGGGAGGGCGGCGAAGGCAAGGCTACAGGGCAGTATGTGTTCGCCCTGGTACAGGCGGCCCGAGCGGCCCTGGAGCGCCGCGACTATCAGGACGCCCGGGATCTTCTCAAACGGGCTCTGGTTTATCCTGCGAACCTGGGTGAGGGCAAATTGCCTGGGGCAGCAGAGAATCACATCCACTATTATCTGGGAGTTGCCTGTGAAGCTCTGGGGCTGACGCAGGAAGCGACGGGTTGGTTGGAAAAGGCGAGCGTCGGGCTCAGGGAGCCTGCATCGGCCATCTACTACAACGATCAGCCGCCGGATAGCATGTATTACCAGGGACTGGCATTGCAGAAACTGGGACATGACCGAGAGGCGCAAATTCGTTTTGAGGCACTGGTGGAATATGGACGAGCCCATCTCGAAGATGAGCCCACGATGGATTACTTTGCCGTATCATTGCCCGATTTCCTGGTGTTCGATGAGGACCTGGTCTCGCGCAATCGGATCCATTGTCTGTATATGATGGGCCTTGGTCGTCTTGGCTTGGGGCAGACCCGTGAGGCTATGTCCTGCCTGGATGAAGTACTTGAGTGCGATCGGATGCATCTGGGCGCGTGGTCTGTGCATCCGGGTCGCACACCGACAACGGAAACTGTGGAGCAATGA
- a CDS encoding glycoside hydrolase family 95 protein, translating into MSATRYSIAAFCLISILAAGIPADPSTAMWYDQPARHFTESLPLGNGRIGLMVFGAVDRDRIVLNEESLWSGSPAQDNRPNAYERLPEIRRLLQQGRYVEAEQLVNETFTCQGKGSGHGSGANVPFGCYQVLGNLRLDFRTDPNAVTEYRRELDLRSAVARLSYKANGVVFLREYFVSVPDQVAVVRLSADQENAIHLRATLDRSERATARAVDEHTLLMTGRLSDGQGGDGVHYAARLRILSKGGRVTAQGDKLQVSGASEVLLLIAAETNYRGNVPRRRQVEAPEAKTEQVIASALVKPYAKLLSDHIAEYAGYFDRVSLMLDDGSDRSRTAAKLPTDKRLAAFGQGGTDPALAALYFNYARYLLISSSRPGTLPANLQGLWAEEIQTPWNGDYHLDINVQMNYWIAEVAALGDCHRPLLELIASLQEPGSRTARDYYNANGWVAHVITNVWGFTAPGEQASWGATTSGSAWLCGHLWEHYAFDPNQDYLRWAYPIMKGSAQFYLDMLVEEPRHGWLVTAPSNSPENAFRTPDGKIAHVCMGPTVDMQLLRELFGHCIMAGEILDTDRTFRTMLAKKRARLAPNQIGPDGRLQEWLEPYDEPEPHHRHVSHMYGLYPYHELTPQSDPELAAAAEKSLKRRGSKGDVGWSNAWKTALWARLQNSAQAYDYLHRLISVNAFPNLFNACYPGSIFQIDGNFGGAAGIAEILLQSHSDQIHLLPALPKAWPNGYVKGLCARGGFRIDMEWETGELRTARLWSKHGGACRLRTTMPIQVTCGTEPVRVERLSQTLVQFSTQVGKTYLIKPMP; encoded by the coding sequence GTGAGCGCGACACGGTATTCGATTGCTGCTTTCTGCCTCATCTCGATCCTTGCCGCCGGCATTCCGGCAGATCCCTCAACCGCGATGTGGTATGACCAGCCGGCCCGGCATTTCACGGAATCGCTGCCCTTGGGAAACGGTCGGATCGGTCTGATGGTCTTTGGCGCTGTCGATCGGGATCGCATCGTATTGAACGAAGAATCACTGTGGTCCGGATCGCCGGCACAGGACAATCGGCCCAACGCCTACGAGCGTCTGCCGGAAATACGGCGTCTCCTGCAGCAGGGTCGGTACGTCGAGGCCGAGCAGCTTGTCAACGAAACGTTTACCTGCCAGGGCAAGGGCTCAGGGCACGGCAGCGGCGCCAACGTCCCCTTTGGTTGCTACCAGGTTCTCGGGAACCTCCGGCTGGATTTCCGTACCGATCCCAATGCGGTGACAGAATACCGCCGGGAGCTTGATCTGCGCTCTGCTGTGGCGCGACTGAGCTATAAGGCCAACGGCGTTGTCTTCCTCCGTGAGTACTTTGTCAGCGTCCCAGACCAGGTGGCCGTTGTGCGTTTAAGTGCCGATCAAGAGAATGCAATCCATCTCCGTGCAACGTTGGACCGCTCCGAGCGAGCGACCGCGCGTGCGGTTGATGAGCATACGTTGCTCATGACGGGCCGACTCTCTGACGGTCAGGGCGGTGATGGAGTTCATTATGCGGCGCGGCTGCGCATTCTCTCGAAAGGCGGACGAGTCACCGCCCAAGGCGACAAACTCCAGGTCAGCGGGGCCAGTGAAGTCTTGCTTCTGATCGCTGCTGAGACGAACTATCGAGGAAACGTGCCGCGTCGACGCCAGGTTGAGGCGCCTGAGGCAAAGACAGAGCAAGTCATTGCCAGCGCTCTGGTCAAACCCTATGCAAAGCTGCTGTCCGACCACATCGCTGAGTACGCCGGCTATTTCGACCGCGTCTCATTGATGCTGGATGACGGCAGCGATCGGAGTCGAACAGCGGCGAAACTGCCCACGGACAAGCGGCTGGCAGCCTTCGGACAAGGGGGTACCGATCCTGCCTTGGCGGCGCTCTACTTCAACTACGCCCGCTATCTGCTCATCAGCTCATCCCGTCCGGGGACGCTGCCGGCCAATCTCCAGGGTCTCTGGGCCGAGGAGATTCAAACCCCCTGGAACGGGGACTATCATCTGGATATCAACGTTCAGATGAACTACTGGATCGCCGAGGTCGCCGCGCTAGGCGACTGTCATCGTCCGCTTCTGGAGTTGATCGCCTCGCTCCAGGAACCGGGAAGCCGGACCGCACGCGATTACTACAACGCCAACGGCTGGGTCGCCCACGTGATCACGAACGTCTGGGGTTTCACCGCCCCGGGTGAACAAGCCTCCTGGGGGGCGACAACCAGCGGATCGGCCTGGCTCTGCGGGCATCTCTGGGAACACTATGCTTTCGATCCGAACCAGGACTATCTGCGATGGGCCTACCCAATCATGAAGGGTTCAGCACAATTCTACCTGGATATGCTCGTCGAAGAGCCCAGACACGGTTGGCTCGTCACCGCGCCGTCAAACTCGCCAGAGAATGCTTTTCGCACCCCTGATGGGAAGATCGCCCATGTGTGTATGGGCCCGACGGTGGATATGCAACTGCTGCGCGAACTGTTCGGCCATTGCATCATGGCCGGCGAGATCCTCGACACGGATCGCACGTTCCGTACGATGTTGGCGAAGAAGCGGGCCCGTCTGGCACCCAATCAGATCGGCCCGGACGGTCGCTTGCAGGAATGGCTCGAACCGTACGACGAGCCGGAGCCCCACCACCGTCACGTTTCGCACATGTACGGTCTCTATCCCTATCATGAGCTGACCCCTCAGTCGGACCCCGAGCTTGCGGCCGCAGCGGAGAAGTCCCTGAAACGGCGCGGTTCCAAGGGGGATGTGGGATGGAGTAACGCCTGGAAGACGGCGCTGTGGGCCCGGCTCCAGAACTCGGCCCAGGCCTATGACTACCTGCACCGTCTGATCAGTGTGAATGCGTTTCCCAATCTCTTCAATGCCTGCTATCCTGGTAGCATCTTCCAGATCGACGGCAACTTCGGAGGCGCCGCCGGTATTGCCGAGATACTCCTCCAGAGCCATAGCGACCAGATCCACCTATTGCCCGCCTTGCCCAAGGCCTGGCCAAACGGCTACGTCAAGGGGCTGTGCGCCCGCGGAGGCTTCCGTATCGACATGGAGTGGGAGACCGGCGAACTCCGCACGGCTAGGCTCTGGTCCAAACACGGCGGGGCTTGTCGCCTGCGAACCACCATGCCGATCCAGGTAACCTGCGGTACAGAGCCCGTCAGGGTCGAGAGATTGTCACAAACCCTGGTGCAGTTTTCTACGCAGGTCGGGAAGACATACCTCATCAAGCCTATGCCATGA